A window of Tetrapisispora phaffii CBS 4417 chromosome 9, complete genome contains these coding sequences:
- the IKS1 gene encoding protein kinase IKS1 (similar to Saccharomyces cerevisiae IKS1 (YJL057C); ancestral locus Anc_1.324) — MSLVPYREDSLILDDPHSNSIMILNPSVGSVRFYQQLYSSHLHTNNTSEDNFDIEKVNYFPRQKASRDTFQFNPISTFRCPQCGTEIDPIVRFENVGNNNKPNQKSSNDDFHVDSNTHSKSKATSSHSAYFNLSKQYFNLLESSHKRLRLQEISYKDDELISDISEISSKSPFFIPDDLFIPGYFRKFFNTIDLLGRGARGSVFKVVHKIGSIELGLFALKKIPIGNDSLWFEKCIREVKALNSITHETVNLITYNHVWLEMERSNGLVRTVAGDSISQGEEMIPCLFILQQYCPGGNLEEVIQNKVFQKSNEFTTNAERKKIFKLERARKNSNVTRQLGLSTIQITDIIRNIANGLKELHDLGLIHRDLKPSNCLLVHEYEQNLPDIDPKDSNNEWHFPPIVIGDLGESQVFGESRSATGATGTLEFTAPEVIIPGEVNTNPNFGSIDSYNEYSYSSDIYSLGMILYFIIFGELPFGIDLELPQLKSSIINLKTFDKDSLIKKHVEMNLKPINYNIFNLMLLLISKDPNNRPKASEIDELLDIILQGNKGNHHVSVSHNGDLKDEEGDVSITTESRSKQQRSATSTIQAMPVNNERQMITVNYRIKPAANNISYSTSKSLFKMFKDVSLTSSIILIESSIVYFVTSYSSPNSISQLISCILWGLSIKRSLKIQSLILLLQLAMLLNVFYSDYTQFLLTILHK, encoded by the coding sequence ATGAGTTTAGTACCATACAGGGAAGACTCCCTAATTTTAGATGATCCTCACTCTAATTCTATTATGATTCTTAACCCATCAGTTGGGTCAGTGAGGTTCTATCAACAATTATACAGTTCTCATTTACATACAAATAACACAAGTGAAGATAATTTCGATATTGAGAAAGTAAATTATTTCCCAAGGCAAAAGGCATCAAGAGATACATTCCAGTTTAATCCAATTTCTACCTTCAGATGCCCACAGTGTGGAACGGAGATTGATCCTATAGTTCGTTTTGAGAATGTAggaaataataacaaaCCTAACCAGAAATCTAGCAACGATGACTTTCATGTAGATTCAAACACACACTCCAAATCCAAAGCGACATCTTCTCATTCTgcatattttaatttatcgaaacaatattttaatttactCGAAAGTAGTCACAAGAGACTAAGATTGCAAGAGATCTCGtataaagatgatgaattaaTTAGTGACATCTCTGAAATTAGTAGTAAGTCACCATTTTTTATCCCTGACGATTTATTTATTCCTGGGTATTTCAGAAAATTCTTTAACACCATCGATCTATTAGGCAGAGGTGCAAGAGGTTCTGTGTTTAAAGTTGTGCATAAAATTGGATCCATCGAATTAGGGTTATTTGCTTTAAAAAAGATTCCAATTGGTAATGATAGTCTATggtttgaaaaatgtatAAGGGAAGTGAAAGCATTGAACTCCATCACGCATGAGACtgttaatttaataacatatAACCATGTCTGGCTAGAGATGGAACGCTCTAATGGACTCGTCCGAACTGTGGCAGGTGACAGCATTAGTCAAGGAGAAGAGATGATACCATGTCTGTTTATTTTACAACAGTACTGCCCTGGTGGTAACTTAGAAGAggtaattcaaaataagGTATTTCAAAAGTCTAACGAATTTACCACAAATGCAGAAAggaagaaaatattcaaactTGAAAGAGCAaggaaaaattcaaatgttACAAGGCAACTTGGATTATCCACAATTCAAATTACTGATATAATTAGAAATATAGCCAATGGTTTGAAAGAGTTGCATGATTTAGGATTAATTCATCGAGATCTTAAACCATCCAATTGTCTACTGGTCCATGAGTATGAACAAAACTTGCCTGATATCGATCCAAAGGATTCGAATAATGAATGGCATTTTCCACCAATTGTCATTGGTGATTTGGGTGAGAGTCAAGTGTTTGGTGAATCCAGATCCGCAACTGGTGCTACAGGAACCCTTGAATTTACCGCACCTGAAGTAATCATACCTGGTGAAGTCAATACCAATCCTAACTTTGGTTCTATTGATTCGTACAATGAATATTCTTACTCTTCAGATATATACTCATTGGGTATGATTCTATATTTCATAATATTTGGAGAACTTCCATTTGGCATAGATTTGGAACTACCTCAGTTGAAATCTAGCATTATAAACCTAAAAACATTTGATAAAGATAGCCTGATTAAGAAACATGTtgaaatgaatttaaagcCAATTAACTACAACATATTTAATCTCATGCTTCTATTGATTTCCAAAGATCCAAACAACAGACCAAAAGCTTCTGAAATTGACGAATTACttgatataattttacAGGGAAACAAAGGAAATCACCATGTCAGTGTCAGTCACAATGGAGACTTAAAGGATGAAGAAGGCGATGTTTCCATCACAACAGAATCAAGAAGTAAACAACAAAGAAGTGCCACATCAACAATTCAAGCAATGCCTGTTAACAATGAAAGACAAATGATTACTGTAAATTATAGAATCAAACCAGCAGCTAATAACATATCATATTCCACttctaaatcattattcaaGATGTTTAAGGATGTATCGCTAACAAGTTCAATCATTCTAATAGAGTCATCCATAGTTTATTTCGTCACTTCCTACTCCTCACCAAATAGTATCTCACAACTTATATCTTGTATACTGTGGGGGTTATCTATAAAAAGATCACTTAAAATTCAATCATTAATACTGTTATTACAATTAGCAATGCTACTTAATGTGTTCTATTCTGACTACACTCAATTCCTATTAACTATATTACATaagtaa
- the BIT61 gene encoding Bit61p (similar to Saccharomyces cerevisiae YBR270C and BIT61 (YJL058C); ancestral locus Anc_1.323), producing MSHHLNRQRSATTLLPNTNSNELNANTNRARFHSVSSDIVPQKLYIPEDDSPMLKSVRSPTNNVPNISNVGFQSIFEGGGQRRSKQSLLSFDENDNHLKHTASLRSNPSSLSFDNDDIMKFGDATSMKSVFTSSSSLKNRRASNIFSRSKDMSTSNDATKKLNNISRKQSDASVAQSYKSTKSGTLSKVARKIFHRKQNRHDGEVAVEQVVPSSLSKFLHPSYLIHRNQSQFIHNSNTLADSGRSVYSFNPTLTTNHLENMALMNNEVNNSSTNSTMMLHDLLKNLPSLEANYKNFNIQELTILTGNVWGVFCNVIIELFKRKRLWQLPAKIEDFNKVLSFYAFLKTDSKVASPQVTFLNELEEFISSSLYVLENQIIFNYTNENTMNTLLKRLGVIWQVFYQQVYYDVMSVLLPLEESFRTHPDYWGYSTYSDSYEMISVDHILLKCFRDCIVLPYYQNFGNRDNGVSKSFQIYIYSEEEENGVTDQDKLILLQCFGILSTIQGNDESQKILEELLEGIRMSI from the coding sequence ATGAGCCATCATTTAAATAGACAAAGAAGTGCGACAACCCTCCTCCCAAATACAAATTCTAACGAATTAAATGCAAATACTAATAGAGCAAGATTCCACAGTGTTTCTTCTGATATCGTTCCCCAGAAGCTATATATTCCCGAAGATGATTCACCAATGCTGAAGTCTGTAAGGTCACCGACCAACAATGTTCctaatatttcaaatgtaggttttcaatcaatttttgaaggTGGTGGGCAAAGGAGATCAAAACAAAGCTTACTCTcttttgatgaaaatgacaATCATTTGAAACATACTGCATCACTAAGGAGCAATCCGTCTAGTTTATCTTTTGACAATGACGATATCATGAAGTTTGGAGATGCAACTTCTATGAAAAGTGTCTTTACATCATCCTCTAGTTTGAAAAATAGGAGAGcatcaaatatattcagTAGATCCAAGGATATGTCTACTTCCAATGATGCCACaaagaaattaaacaaCATTTCAAGGAAACAGAGTGATGCAAGTGTAGCTCAATCATACAAGTCAACTAAATCAGGGACGTTATCGAAGGTGgcaagaaaaatattccatCGTAAACAAAATAGGCATGATGGCGAGGTAGCAGTAGAACAAGTTGTTCCAAGTTCGTTAAGTAAGTTTTTACATCCATCTTACTTAATTCATAGAAATCAATCACAATTTATTcataattcaaatacttTGGCAGACTCTGGAAGATCAGTATATTCTTTCAACCCGACTTTAACTACTAACcatttagaaaatatggCCTTAATGAATAATGAGGTTAACAACAGTTCCACTAACTCTACGATGATGTTGcatgatttattaaaaaatttaccaTCATTAGAAGCAAATTATaagaattttaatatcCAGGAATTAACAATTCTAACGGGCAATGTATGGGGTGTATTCTGTAATGTTATTATAGAACTGTTTAAGAGAAAAAGACTATGGCAATTACCTGCTAAAATTGAGGATTTTAACAAGGTATTAAGTTTTTACGCATTTTTGAAAACTGATTCTAAAGTTGCATCCCCCCAGGTAACTTTTCTCaatgaattagaagaatttatatcatcttcattgTATGTCCTTGAAAATCAGATTATTTTTAACTACACAAACGAGAACACTATGAATACCTTGTTAAAAAGATTAGGCGTTATTTGGCAAGTATTTTATCAACAAGTCTACTATGATGTAATGTCAGTTCTTCTGCCGTTAGAGGAGAGTTTTAGGACACATCCAGACTATTGGGGATATAGCACATACTCTGATTCTTATGAAATGATATCTGTTGACCATATTCTATTGAAATGTTTTAGAGACTGTATTGTCTTACCATACTATCAAAATTTTGGCAACAGAGATAATGGAGTGAGTAAAAGCttccaaatatatatttacagtgaagaagaagagaatGGTGTCACTGACCAGGACAAATTGATATTACTACAGTGCTTTGGGATTTTAAGCACTATACAAGGTAATGATGAGAGCCAAAAGATTCTAGAAGAACTTTTGGAGGGTATTAGAATGAGTATTTAG
- the EFM2 gene encoding S-adenosylmethionine-dependent methyltransferase (similar to Saccharomyces cerevisiae YBR271W; ancestral locus Anc_1.325), giving the protein MFDPLDLFTPEEERVNEVIVQSRYSSKESQVEIENDGDGLGDSIDDSDAKIVSILDLPLIPYANTKVLLCTLILLRPNAQINFNSDESVDSDIAKDVPTDLLDELLKWYTETFPNSNLNTLSKIIEKIPVIKSTSDKESLLNYYTSALKNLEKRLAIGAENDIEHIDLAMKEVVQRISENCGRTAQPSMTREFKLENLHHIVKLYEPSLTADNLGWKTWGSSLVLSQYLINNFNKYINVNNCHVRKVRVLELGAGTGLVGISWGCKWKEEVTSAGNENLQNMELFLTDLPEITNNLAKNVSTNELSDFCKVDVLNWTDPTSFTNTHTEEPFQYILIADPIYSPEHPKWVVDMIVKFLKKPKDGNVSRCFMQIPIREKYQVERETLWRLIEENNLKFTDEQVDYGQDDWGQVQYLYKEIQWK; this is encoded by the coding sequence ATGTTTGATCCGTTAGATCTGTTCACTCCAGAAGAAGAACGAGTCAATGAGGTGATTGTACAGTCACGTTATTCATCAAAAGAGAGCCAAGTTGagattgaaaatgatgGGGATGGTCTAGGTGATAGTATTGATGATAGTGATGCTAAAATAGTGAGCATTCTTGACTTGCCATTGATTCCATATGCAAATACAAAAGTTCTTCTATGTACCTTAATATTGCTAAGACCAAATGCTCAAATAAACTTCAATAGTGACGAAAGTGTTGACTCTGATATTGCAAAAGATGTGCCAACCGATCTTTTAGATGAGCTATTGAAATGGTATACAGAAACCTTTCCAAACTCCAACTTAAATACTTTAAgcaaaattattgaaaaaatacCTGTCATTAAATCAACTTCTGATAAGGAGAGTCTATTAAACTATTATACCTCAGCATTAAAGAACCTAGAGAAAAGATTGGCAATTGGAGCAGAGAATGATATAGAACATATTGATCTGGCAATGAAAGAAGTTGTCCAAAGAATCAGTGAGAATTGTGGAAGAACCGCTCAACCATCGATGACTAGAGAATTCAAATTGGAAAATCTGCATCACATCGTAAAATTATATGAGCCTTCATTAACTGCGGATAACTTGGGATGGAAGACCTGGGGATCATCATTGGTACTATCACAATACTTAATAAACAACTTCAATAAGTATATAAACGTTAATAATTGCCATGTTAGAAAAGTGAGAGTGTTAGAGTTAGGAGCAGGAACAGGTCTCGTGGGTATATCGTGGGGTTGTAAATGGAAAGAGGAAGTAACAAGTGCAGGAAATGAAAATCTGCAGAATATGGAATTATTCTTAACGGATCTACCAGAGATTACCAATAACTTGGCCAAAAATGTTAGTACGAATGAGTTATCAGATTTTTGTAAAGTTGATGTATTAAACTGGACAGATCCAACAAGTTTTACAAATACTCATACAGAGGAACcatttcaatatattctgATTGCCGATCCTATTTATTCTCCAGAGCATCCCAAGTGGGTTGTTGATATGATCGTTAAATTCTTAAAGAAACCAAAGGATGGTAATGTTTCAAGATGTTTTATGCAAATTCCTATTAGAGAGAAATATCAGGTTGAAAGGGAAACCCTATGGAGACTGATAGAGGAAaacaatttgaaatttacaGATGAACAAGTAGATTACGGACAAGATGATTGGGGTCAAGTGCAGTATCTTTACAAAGAAATACAATGGAAATAA
- the PPS1 gene encoding tyrosine/serine/threonine protein phosphatase PPS1 (similar to Saccharomyces cerevisiae PPS1 (YBR276C); ancestral locus Anc_1.312): MKHHHNSVEASNNLRLSKNYDNNGSIGMKRRKSTDYLTFNGSNVEYIDPLDALKLFKEENNSSELPSHNVMFPWLYSIANNSVQKPDGTLDSLLFMRSKNSCCPKNETIGNSGILKSSIDPKDIFISIDDNDFVNDCKNNIHLINLESKYKFVREVLFKTLDVNESGFLKNDSLTNIDNLIATCIKFNIFPFLKTDCNILEKLKTKETYVANSVSNNIQRDTVRSSTKWKQSNIFRRFDLQCSKSFELSKTVILYCFHNDHSDTNIITPHSYCDNCYGLLILLKIAINFINISYQKGSNNKMNNNNLVDINIMVMKYNTLSDIPKELIAIEPMNIKTLKKKPNQLLSEFDIATFNCWETNISYHEKLEITKLTSISKIDESSKIWAGNLTDFHIYQLLSKLKVNNDESEPDVNKIIRKRTDFNCIDLKTICTIRDVVYNHQHIHLNDSGIFNIPKLTKPICLFINCFEHAPLPTMKDVCSAFDKLNNAHDKQVHYMFPSSGSIGLGNLNISSINIILNTCYMIYYLSEFHDVQTLFYCANGYTETSFLLVAYLIFYWNLPLEKTMLKLHLKYDRSFFLFHSDLQVLGHLQLLLQEFSPNKEVNFMKYKQSFNANKSMEPLEITPEMFSKIFFIQVPPESDFSKIKGPFPSKILPHLYLGSLEHTQSNYLLKQLGINYIISVGETITWLEDDSTDIYSRKRGISNPIPNPILQATNVRANGLRRATISKQINSYNKSDNSSWSEIIEKDGFKILKINNLLDNGQDTISDQLDEALEFIDECYQKKGKVLVHCMVGVSRSASVCIAECIKRLNCNLLQAYLYVRARRLNIIIQPTLMFMYDLLKWRQAKHHEDKDDWHILCRSIHELNSKYI; this comes from the coding sequence ATGAAGCATCATCATAATTCAGTAGAGGCATCTAATAATCTTCGATTATCCAAAAATTACGATAATAATGGTTCAATTGGGATGAAAAGAAGGAAATCAAccgattatttaactttcAATGGTAGTAATGTTGAGTATATCGATCCTTTAGATGctttaaaattattcaaagaagaaaataattctaGTGAATTACCTTCACATAATGTAATGTTTCCTTGGTTATATTCAATAGCAAATAATAGTGTCCAAAAACCAGATGGTACTTtagattcattattattcatgAGATCAAAAAACTCTTGTTGCCCAAAGAATGAAACAATCGGAAATTCAGggattttaaaatcttccATAGATCCAAAAGACATCTTCATATCGATTGATGACAACGATTTTGTAAATGATTGCAAGAACAACATTCATTTGATTAATTTAGAAAGCAAGTATAAATTTGTTAGAGAAGTCTTATTTAAAACTTTGGATGTAAATGAAAGTGGGTTTCTGAAAAATGATTCTTTAACAAATATCGACAACCTCATAGCTACATgcataaaatttaatatctttccatttttaaaaacggattgtaatatattagaaaaGCTAAAAACTAAAGAAACATATGTCGCTAATTCGGTTTCGAATAATATCCAAAGAGATACTGTGAGGTCGTCAACGAAATGGAAGCAATCCAATATCTTTAGGAGATTCGATTTACAATGCTCaaaatcttttgaattatcaaaaactGTAATACTATACTGTTTTCACAATGACCATTCGGAtactaatattattactcCACATTCTTACTGTGACAATTGTTATGGTCTTTTGATATTGCTTAAGATTGCgataaattttataaacaTATCATATCAGAAGGGAAGTAAcaataaaatgaataataataatcttGTAGATATAAACATAATGGTCATGAAATATAATACGTTGAGTGATATCCCGAAGGAATTAATAGCGATTGAACCAATGAATATAAAGacattaaagaaaaaaccGAATCAATTATTATCTGAATTTGATATAGCAACTTTTAATTGTTGGGAAACAAATATTAGTTATCATGAAAAACTAGAAATAACGAAGTTAACTTCAATAAgtaaaattgatgaaagtTCCAAAATATGGGCTGGGAATTTAACTGattttcatatatatcaattacTTTCAAAGTTAAAAGTTAACAACGACGAGTCAGAACCCgatgttaataaaattatacGTAAACGTACTGATTTCAATTGTATTGACTTGAAAACTATTTGTACGATTCGTGATGTTGTATACAACCATCAgcatattcatttaaatgattccggtatatttaatattccTAAATTAACGAAACCAATTTgtctttttattaattgctTTGAACATGCTCCATTACCGACGATGAAAGATGTCTGTTCCGcttttgataaattgaataatgcACATGATAAGCAAGTGCATTATATGTTCCCTAGTTCTGGTTCGATTGGTTTAGGAAATTTGAACATTTCTTctatcaatattatattgaatacGTGCtatatgatttattatttatctGAATTTCATGATGTTCaaacattattttattgtgCAAATGGTTATACAGAGACATCATTTTTGCTAGTAGCTTACTTGATATTTTACTGGAATCTCCCTCTGGAAAAAACTATGTTAAAGTTACATTTAAAATACGATAGGagtttttttcttttccaCAGTGACCTACAAGTTCTAGGGCATCTCCAGTTACTATTACAAGAATTTAGCCCAAACAAAGAGGTTAATTTTATGAAATACAAACAAAGTTTTAATGCAAATAAGTCAATGGAGCCACTGGAAATTACGCCAGAAATGTTTAgcaaaatattctttattcAAGTTCCTCCTGAATCAgacttttcaaaaattaaaggacCATTCCCTTCTAAAATTTTACCTCATCTATATCTGGGGTCATTGGAACATACCCAGTCCAATTATCTATTGAAACAGCTTGGTATAAACTATATCATTTCTGTTGGAGAAACTATTACATGGTTAGAAGATGATAGCACCGACATTTACTCTAGAAAGAGGGGTATCTCAAACCCCATTCCTAATCCTATATTACAAGCAACCAATGTTCGAGCTAATGGATTACGAAGAGCTACAATCAGTAAACAGATTAATTCTTATAATAAATCCGATAATTCTAGCTGGTctgaaattattgaaaaagatGGTTTTAAAATActaaaaattaataacttACTTGATAATGGTCAAGATACAATATCTGATCAGCTTGATGAAGCGTTGGAATTCATAGATGAGtgttatcaaaaaaaaggGAAAGTATTAGTGCATTGTATGGTTGGTGTATCACGTTCGGCTTCTGTATGCATAGCTGAATGCATTAAAAGATTgaattgtaatttattacaaGCCTATTTATATGTACGAGCAAGAAGACTTAACATCATTATACAACCAACTCTAATGTTTATGTATGATTTGTTGAAATGGCGGCAAGCAAAACATCATGAAGATAAAGACGATTGGCATATATTGTGTCGTTCTATTCACGAATTGAatagtaaatatatataa
- the SDH8 gene encoding Sdh8p (similar to Saccharomyces cerevisiae YBR269C; ancestral locus Anc_1.320): MRYSTLSSSIRCALQLSAKNDIYSRRGIQYFRTLINQRKFNTKQVPSPPKLPKTEQDEFEKLQKIAQTQVIIDGYNEEIKNNPTKESLQNAILTKNDIGGFSPEFRKTIPEFEGDVNPKTGEVGGPKQDPLRHGDYSFNGRVTDF, from the coding sequence ATGAGATACTCGACGTTATCAAGCTCAATAAGATGTGCCCTGCAGCTCTCTgcaaaaaatgatatttattcaaGGAGAGGTATCCAATACTTCAGAACGTTAATAAATCAGCGTAAATTTAATACAAAACAAGTACCTAGTCCACCCAAACTTCCAAAAACAGAACAAGATGAATTCgaaaaattacaaaagatAGCTCAAACTCAAGTAATTATTGATGGCTACAATGAAGAAATCAAGAACAACCCTACAAAAGAGAGTTTGCAGAATGCTATCTTAACCAAAAATGACATTGGTGGCTTTTCACCAGAGTTTAGAAAGACCATCCCCGAGTTTGAAGGTGATGTTAATCCTAAGACAGGTGAAGTCGGTGGCCCTAAACAGGATCCATTAAGACACGGTGACTATTCATTCAATGGTAGAGTTACcgatttttaa
- the LOG1 gene encoding Log1p (similar to Saccharomyces cerevisiae YJL055W; ancestral locus Anc_1.327) — protein MFEKSVCVYCGSASGADKVYEEHASKLGRLLNANKWRLVYGGGTTGLMGTIARTTMKGDGTSKGSVLGIIPNALVDKERSNTVDLNEIDDYNNKIKESVENHSGLSPISKEYGETFIVPDMHTRKKMMANESDAFVAMPGGFGTLEEIMECITWSQLGIHNKPIVLFNVGGFYDPLLEFVKKSIESGFISKNNGNIIAVAKTAQEVIDKINNYKIPDGRFTLNWSDDLTDNLNCDH, from the coding sequence ATGTTTGAGAAATCTGTTTGTGTTTATTGTGGTTCAGCCAGTGGTGCCGATAAAGTGTATGAAGAGCATGCTTCTAAACTAGGTAGATTGCTTAATGCAAATAAATGGAGGTTAGTGTATGGAGGTGGGACTACAGGTTTGATGGGCACTATCGCTCGTACTACTATGAAAGGAGACGGTACATCGAAAGGTTCCGTTTTAGGGATAATTCCAAATGCATTGGTTGATAAAGAGAGGTCCAACACTGTGGATctaaatgaaattgatgattataataataaaattaaagaaagtGTTGAAAACCACTCTGGCCTATCGCCAATCTCAAAAGAGTATGGTGAAACTTTTATAGTCCCAGATATGCATAcaagaaagaaaatgatgGCAAATGAGAGTGATGCATTCGTTGCTATGCCTGGTGGATTCGGAACCTTGGAAGAGATAATGGAATGTATAACTTGGTCTCAACTAGGTATCCACAATAAAccaattgtattatttaatgtCGGTGGTTTTTATGATCCTTTGTTAGAATTCGTTAAAAAGTCCATTGAAAGTGGGTTTATCAGTAAGAACAATGGAAACATCATAGCAGTTGCAAAAACTGCTCAAGAAGTCATTGacaaaattaataactATAAGATCCCAGATGGTCGTTTTACATTAAATTGGAGTGATGATTTGACAGATAATTTGAACTGTGACCATTGA
- the YHC3 gene encoding amino acid transporter YHC3 (similar to Saccharomyces cerevisiae YHC3 (YJL059W); ancestral locus Anc_1.322) yields MNIDHNYKKIYIYFWSFGLINNVLYVVILVAAIDIVKIRLPKSIVLLADILPSFIIKIASPFFIDRIKYSNRIWCLILLSCIGMYLVSQKSVLVSLLGICLTSLSSGFGETTFLQLTHYYRHTSLNGWSSGTGAAGLVGSSVYMLLTSILKFSPRQTLLLFSIMPFAFLLYFKLDDRNYTLADSTNDNINIESTNEILLLDEEENERCDTGHPSLLLDPPDLQFRLDCLKLEFLRTVEKLKPLFVPYMLPLSIVYLFEYLINQAVSPTLLFPINETENLHFYHSYRDLYVLYGTLYQCGVFISRSTASYFRFKKLFLLSYLQGFNFLLAIIQSWYFIIKTPWILMILILYEGLIGGSSYVNTFMNILEDVEPQKIEFSLGATSIADSSGIFFAALIGLMLEPELCRHQVNDGRPWCQLE; encoded by the coding sequence ATGAACATAGATcacaattacaaaaaaatatacatttatTTCTGGAGCTTTGGTCTAATTAACAATGTTTTGTATGTGGTAATTTTAGTTGCTGCTATTGATATTGTTAAGATAAGATTACCCAAGTCGATAGTCCTCTTAGCCGACATTTTACCATCatttataatcaaaattGCTTCTCCCTTTTTTATAGACAGAATTAAATACTCAAATAGGATATGGTGTTTGATTCTATTAAGTTGTATTGGAATGTATTTGGTGTCCCAGAAATCTGTTCTAGTATCTCTTTTAGGAATCTGCTTGACTTCTCTTTCGTCAGGTTTTGGAGAGACTACATTTCTACAATTAACGCATTACTATAGGCACACCAGTCTGAATGGATGGTCATCTGGAACAGGTGCAGCAGGACTGGTGGGCAGTAGTGTATATATGCTGTTAACTTCAATATTAAAGTTTTCACCCAGGCAAACACTGTTGCTGTTTAGCATAATGCCATTCGCATTCCTACTGTATTTTAAACTAGATGATAGAAACTATACATTGGCAGATAGTactaatgataatataaatatagaaagtacaaatgaaattcttttattagatgaagaagaaaatgaacGCTGTGATACTGGGCATCCTTCGCTTTTACTAGATCCACCTGATTTGCAATTTAGGTTAGATTGTCTTAAATTGGAGTTTTTAAGAACAGTTGAGAAACTGAAACCATTATTTGTGCCATATATGTTACCATTATCCATAGTCTAtctatttgaatatttgataaatcaaGCTGTGTCACCGACGTTACTTTTTCCAATCAATGAAACAGAGAACTTACATTTCTATCATTCTTATAGAGACCTATATGTATTGTATGGAACGTTGTATCAATGTGGTGTATTTATTTCTAGATCGACAGCTAGTTACTTTAGatttaaaaagttatttttgttatcaTACTTACAAGGATTCAACTTCCTTTTAGCTATAATACAATCATGGTactttataattaaaaCCCCATGgatattgatgattttgattttatatGAAGGTTTAATAGGAGGCTCATCCTATGTTAATACGtttatgaatattttggaaGATGTTGAACCTCagaaaattgaatttagtTTAGGTGCTACTTCCATAGCTGATTCATCCGGTATATTTTTTGCAGCATTGATTGGATTAATGTTGGAACCTGAACTTTGCAGGCATCAAGTTAATGATGGAAGGCCCTGGTGTCAATTGGagtaa